In Selenomonas sp. TAMA-11512, a genomic segment contains:
- a CDS encoding valine--tRNA ligase, translated as MAEENIPKAYDPNAFEKKWYAYWESNGFFHASADDGKTPYSIVIPPPNVTGQLHIGHALDNTLQDILIRWRRMQGYSALWMPGCDHAGIATQARVEEQLRNEGKSRYDLGREKFTERVWEWKEEYGSRIMTQLRTLGSSLDWPRERFTMDEGCSHAVREAFVSLYEDGLIYQGTRITNWCPSCNTALSDIEVEHETEAGNLWHLRYLVEGTESYVEIATTRPETMFGDTGVAVHPDDDRYKALVGKNVILPIVNKPIPVFADAYVDPAFGTGAVKVTPAHDPNDYEMGLRHDLPQVKVIENDGTMSDGIGKYSGMDRYACRKELIKDLEAAGVLIKTEEHEHAVGHCSRCRSTVEPLVSKQWFVRMEALAAPAMEAVRSGRTQFVPARFDKIYMNWLENIRDWCISRQLWWGHRIPAWHCDDCGKTTVAREDPTTCAHCGSDHIRQDEDVLDTWFSSALWPFETMGWPEQAPELEKYYPTATLVTGYDIIFFWVARMMMMGLRFGKDVPFRRVFIHGLVRDSQGRKMSKSLGNGIDPVEVIDKYGADTLRFMLVTGNTPGNDMRFYMERVESARNFANKLWNASRFMLMNLEGYDASIVPDAEDFALSDRWILSRYQKTITGVTENLEKFELGEAARAIYEFIWNEFCDWYIELVKDRLYDKSGDVRSKRTAQYVLAHVLEGTLRLLHPFMPFITEEIWQKVPHEGESIMIASFPVADDSLVDAASESVMTAMMEVIRAIRNMRAEVGATPGHKSPVILYIADNELRGRFVENEDYLVSLASAFPVTIAEPVSETPENATTSVAFGVEIYLPLKGLIDIDKEIARLKAELEKLRDEEKRLGGKLSNESFVAKAPAAVVEKEREKLTAAKEKAQSIEERIGYLGHIGDKESL; from the coding sequence ATGGCAGAAGAGAATATCCCGAAGGCCTATGACCCGAATGCCTTTGAGAAAAAGTGGTACGCGTACTGGGAGTCGAACGGCTTCTTCCACGCGTCGGCGGACGACGGCAAGACACCCTACAGTATCGTCATCCCGCCGCCGAACGTGACGGGGCAGCTCCACATAGGGCACGCGCTCGACAATACGCTGCAGGATATCCTGATTCGCTGGCGCCGCATGCAGGGCTATTCGGCGCTTTGGATGCCGGGCTGCGACCACGCGGGCATCGCGACGCAGGCAAGAGTCGAGGAGCAGCTGCGCAATGAGGGGAAGAGCCGCTACGATCTCGGACGCGAGAAGTTCACGGAGCGCGTCTGGGAATGGAAAGAGGAATACGGCAGCCGCATCATGACGCAGCTTCGCACGCTCGGCTCCTCTCTGGACTGGCCGCGCGAGCGCTTCACGATGGATGAGGGCTGCTCGCACGCGGTCCGCGAGGCGTTTGTGTCGCTCTACGAGGACGGTCTCATCTATCAGGGGACACGCATCACGAACTGGTGCCCCTCGTGCAACACGGCGCTTTCGGATATCGAGGTCGAGCACGAGACGGAGGCGGGAAATCTCTGGCATCTGCGCTACCTCGTGGAGGGCACGGAAAGCTATGTCGAGATCGCGACGACGCGCCCCGAGACGATGTTCGGCGATACGGGCGTGGCCGTGCATCCGGACGATGACCGCTACAAGGCGCTCGTCGGGAAGAACGTCATCCTGCCGATCGTGAACAAGCCGATTCCCGTCTTCGCGGACGCGTACGTCGATCCCGCGTTCGGCACGGGCGCGGTCAAGGTCACGCCCGCGCATGATCCGAACGATTACGAGATGGGGCTGCGCCACGACCTGCCGCAGGTCAAGGTCATCGAAAACGACGGCACGATGTCGGACGGGATCGGAAAGTATTCGGGCATGGATCGCTATGCCTGCCGCAAGGAGCTCATCAAGGATCTCGAGGCGGCGGGCGTCCTCATCAAGACGGAGGAGCATGAGCACGCGGTGGGGCACTGTTCGCGCTGCCGTTCGACGGTGGAGCCGCTCGTCTCGAAGCAGTGGTTCGTCCGCATGGAGGCGCTGGCGGCACCGGCGATGGAAGCCGTCCGGAGCGGCAGGACGCAGTTTGTTCCCGCGCGGTTTGACAAGATTTATATGAACTGGCTCGAGAACATCCGTGACTGGTGCATTTCCCGCCAGCTCTGGTGGGGGCACCGCATTCCCGCATGGCACTGTGACGACTGCGGCAAGACGACAGTCGCACGCGAGGATCCGACGACGTGCGCGCACTGCGGCAGCGATCACATCCGTCAGGATGAGGATGTCCTCGATACGTGGTTCAGCTCGGCGCTTTGGCCGTTCGAGACGATGGGATGGCCCGAGCAGGCGCCGGAGCTCGAGAAATACTATCCGACGGCGACGCTTGTGACCGGTTACGACATCATCTTCTTCTGGGTCGCCCGTATGATGATGATGGGGCTGCGCTTCGGCAAGGATGTTCCGTTCCGGCGCGTGTTCATCCACGGACTCGTGCGCGATTCGCAGGGGCGCAAGATGAGCAAGTCGCTCGGCAACGGCATCGACCCTGTCGAGGTCATCGACAAGTACGGCGCGGATACGCTGCGCTTCATGCTCGTGACGGGCAATACGCCGGGCAACGATATGCGCTTCTACATGGAGCGCGTCGAGAGCGCCCGCAACTTCGCGAACAAGCTGTGGAACGCCTCGCGCTTCATGCTCATGAACCTCGAAGGCTACGATGCTTCCATTGTGCCTGATGCAGAGGACTTCGCGCTCTCGGATCGGTGGATTCTCTCGCGCTATCAGAAGACGATCACGGGCGTGACGGAAAACCTCGAGAAGTTTGAGCTCGGCGAGGCGGCGCGCGCGATCTACGAATTTATCTGGAATGAGTTCTGCGATTGGTACATCGAGCTCGTCAAGGATCGTCTCTACGATAAGAGCGGGGATGTCCGCTCGAAGCGGACGGCACAATATGTCCTGGCGCACGTCCTCGAGGGGACGCTCCGCCTGCTGCACCCCTTCATGCCGTTCATCACGGAGGAGATCTGGCAGAAGGTGCCGCATGAGGGCGAGAGCATCATGATCGCCTCATTCCCCGTCGCGGACGACTCGCTTGTCGATGCGGCGAGCGAGTCGGTCATGACCGCCATGATGGAGGTCATTCGCGCGATCCGCAACATGCGCGCGGAGGTCGGCGCGACGCCGGGGCACAAGAGCCCCGTCATTCTCTATATCGCGGACAATGAACTGCGCGGACGCTTCGTGGAGAACGAGGACTATCTCGTATCGCTCGCCTCAGCGTTCCCCGTGACGATTGCGGAGCCGGTGAGCGAGACACCGGAGAACGCGACGACCTCCGTCGCCTTCGGAGTCGAGATCTATCTGCCGCTCAAGGGACTTATCGATATCGACAAGGAAATTGCGCGGCTCAAGGCGGAACTCGAAAAGCTCCGCGACGAGGAGAAACGTCTCGGCGGCAAGCTGTCCAACGAATCCTTCGTCGCCAAGGCTCCGGCAGCCGTCGTGGAGAAGGAGCGGGAAAAGCTGACCGCGGCGAAGGAGAAGGCACAGAGCATTGAGGAGCGAATCGGGTACTTGGGGCATATAGGGGATAAAGAGTCTCTTTGA
- a CDS encoding electron transfer flavoprotein subunit alpha/FixB family protein produces the protein MSEILIFAPMTGSGPSPVFRELITAAREVKSLSGERIHVLAADDGVLSHKEEFSVAGIDEVTLIHTPGITASHTDGLSQAIFAAIRGRDISLLLSPSDHRTRSMLSRLSVKLDTGMTAACSRLIAEKTADGVRVHQLKTSFGSQAWVTCDITSKPNVITILDDSYEPVTEKGSPKITVVEMPDITSAIEVGELTKDHTANRLRGADFVVCVGRGTLENGSLELARRYAEARGAALAGSRPMADQGLIPFTSQIGESGTVIRPEACLIFGVSGAIQFTEGIKGDPVVIAVNQDAEAPIFRSADYKVVGDAKEILDALMKR, from the coding sequence ATGTCTGAAATCCTTATTTTTGCTCCTATGACGGGAAGCGGCCCGAGCCCCGTATTTCGCGAGCTCATCACGGCGGCGCGGGAGGTCAAAAGCCTTTCCGGAGAGAGGATTCACGTGCTCGCGGCGGACGACGGGGTGCTGTCGCACAAAGAGGAATTTTCCGTTGCCGGCATCGACGAGGTCACGCTCATCCATACGCCCGGCATTACGGCAAGCCATACGGACGGACTGTCGCAGGCGATATTCGCCGCAATCCGCGGGAGGGATATCTCGCTCCTGCTGTCCCCGTCGGATCATCGGACACGCTCGATGCTGTCACGCCTGTCGGTCAAGCTGGATACGGGCATGACGGCCGCGTGCTCGCGCCTCATCGCGGAGAAGACCGCGGACGGCGTCCGTGTCCATCAGCTGAAGACATCCTTCGGCAGCCAGGCATGGGTGACGTGCGACATCACGTCGAAGCCGAACGTCATCACGATTCTCGATGACTCCTACGAGCCGGTTACGGAGAAGGGCAGCCCGAAGATCACGGTCGTCGAAATGCCGGACATTACATCCGCCATCGAGGTCGGCGAGCTCACGAAGGACCACACGGCAAACCGTCTGCGCGGAGCCGATTTCGTCGTCTGCGTCGGACGCGGCACGCTGGAAAACGGCAGTCTCGAGCTTGCCCGGCGCTACGCCGAAGCGCGCGGAGCGGCGCTTGCCGGAAGCCGTCCCATGGCGGATCAGGGGCTCATCCCCTTCACATCGCAGATCGGAGAGTCGGGAACGGTGATCCGGCCGGAGGCATGCCTCATTTTCGGTGTTTCCGGCGCGATTCAGTTCACCGAGGGCATCAAGGGAGATCCTGTCGTCATCGCGGTCAATCAGGATGCGGAGGCGCCCATCTTCCGGAGCGCCGACTACAAGGTGGTCGGGGATGCGAAAGAGATCCTGGACGCGTTGATGAAGAGATAG
- a CDS encoding electron transfer flavoprotein subunit beta/FixA family protein, with the protein MKIAVCIKHVPVETDVEVDPKTHSIQRADATCDIDPCNMNAMELAASLKKKDEDTRIDVFTMGPDAAASSLKKCLAVGADEAYLLSDRRFAGGDTLGTARVLASFLQRVDAYDVVITGAESSDGATGQVGPMLAELLGIADVADATSAEPDPTDTGTLLVGQKVPEGTLSLRIKLPVLLTIPFGCNEPALPTLRAQMKANRREIRKLTADDLDASVLAKLTAKSVVTDVAPNPAGKEAKELTGTPAEIAEQIESLIAERRKNNV; encoded by the coding sequence ATGAAGATTGCGGTCTGCATCAAGCACGTTCCGGTGGAAACGGATGTGGAGGTCGATCCGAAGACGCACAGCATTCAACGGGCTGATGCAACCTGCGATATCGATCCGTGCAATATGAATGCGATGGAGCTTGCGGCATCGCTGAAGAAAAAGGACGAAGATACGCGCATTGATGTCTTTACGATGGGACCCGATGCGGCGGCCTCGTCTTTGAAAAAGTGTCTGGCGGTCGGGGCGGATGAGGCGTATCTCCTGAGCGATCGGAGGTTCGCCGGCGGGGATACGCTGGGGACGGCGCGCGTGCTGGCAAGCTTTTTGCAGCGCGTCGATGCGTATGACGTCGTGATTACGGGAGCGGAGTCATCCGACGGCGCGACGGGGCAGGTCGGACCGATGCTCGCGGAGCTCCTGGGCATCGCGGATGTGGCGGACGCGACGAGCGCCGAGCCGGATCCGACGGACACCGGAACGCTGCTCGTCGGACAGAAGGTGCCGGAGGGCACGCTGAGCCTTCGAATCAAGCTGCCCGTCCTGCTGACGATCCCCTTCGGCTGCAATGAGCCGGCACTTCCGACGCTTCGCGCGCAGATGAAGGCGAATCGCCGCGAGATCCGCAAGCTTACGGCGGATGATCTCGACGCGTCCGTCCTCGCGAAGCTCACGGCGAAGTCCGTCGTCACGGACGTCGCGCCAAACCCTGCCGGGAAAGAGGCAAAAGAGCTGACCGGAACGCCGGCTGAAATCGCGGAGCAGATTGAATCGCTCATCGCCGAGAGGAGGAAAAATAATGTCTGA
- a CDS encoding FAD-dependent oxidoreductase — MAKKKICIIGGGISGTSLGYNLSLYDDADVTLYEKDRIGGGTTSKSAGTVCLFDDSLDNRYFDVRLYGFETYLKMEKEKPGSAGFDQTGTLVCATSEKEVLRIKAGIALAKSAGYTGEYITDKARIREILPMLDTEPILGAGYTKDDGYFDGTMISNNFAGKMQANGGKIISGVKVTKVTVEDGQATGIETSDGKSESYDVVIDCTGPWSRFTGELVGLDVPIWHTKAEAFFIAPPEKMDFVFPILKYPAFYALRAGENVFICKSHLSMDLDNPEHAGQWNPDHLPERGGTDDYFIEFLYEQMEKDVPGLVDGGLSSSWLSYRAETRDFLPIIGDTPVKNYLLATGYGGNGIIEAPAVSRDLAKYIMRGESTLLLEEWAFPRLWKK; from the coding sequence ATGGCAAAGAAGAAAATCTGCATTATCGGCGGCGGCATTTCGGGGACATCCCTCGGGTACAACCTCAGTCTGTATGACGACGCGGATGTCACTCTGTATGAGAAGGATCGCATTGGCGGCGGTACGACCTCGAAGTCAGCGGGCACAGTCTGCCTTTTCGACGATTCCCTGGACAACCGCTACTTCGATGTCCGCCTTTACGGCTTCGAGACGTATTTGAAGATGGAAAAGGAGAAGCCGGGCTCCGCGGGATTCGATCAGACAGGTACACTCGTCTGCGCCACAAGCGAGAAGGAGGTTCTCCGCATCAAGGCCGGCATCGCCCTTGCGAAGTCCGCCGGCTATACGGGCGAGTACATCACGGACAAGGCGAGGATCCGCGAGATCCTTCCGATGCTTGATACGGAGCCCATCCTGGGTGCGGGCTATACGAAGGATGACGGCTACTTCGACGGCACGATGATTTCGAACAACTTCGCGGGCAAGATGCAGGCAAACGGCGGAAAGATCATCTCCGGCGTTAAGGTCACGAAGGTGACCGTCGAGGACGGACAAGCGACGGGTATCGAGACGAGCGACGGGAAGAGCGAATCGTACGATGTCGTCATCGATTGTACGGGGCCGTGGAGCCGCTTCACGGGTGAACTCGTCGGGCTGGACGTGCCGATCTGGCACACGAAGGCGGAGGCGTTCTTCATCGCGCCGCCGGAGAAGATGGATTTCGTCTTCCCGATTTTGAAGTATCCCGCCTTCTACGCGCTTCGCGCGGGCGAGAATGTCTTTATCTGCAAGTCGCATCTCTCCATGGACCTCGACAATCCGGAGCATGCCGGGCAGTGGAACCCCGATCATCTTCCCGAGCGCGGCGGGACAGACGACTACTTCATCGAGTTCCTGTACGAGCAGATGGAAAAAGACGTCCCGGGGCTCGTAGACGGCGGCTTGAGCTCTTCGTGGCTCTCCTATCGTGCGGAGACGCGGGACTTCCTGCCGATCATCGGCGATACGCCCGTTAAGAATTATCTCCTTGCGACGGGTTACGGCGGAAACGGCATCATCGAGGCGCCTGCGGTCAGCCGCGACCTCGCGAAATATATCATGCGCGGAGAGAGCACGCTTCTGCTCGAAGAATGGGCATTTCCGCGTCTTTGGAAGAAGTGA
- a CDS encoding M20 family metallo-hydrolase, which produces MKADPKRLERRLEEIDAFNATPGEGTTREVYTKEFYAARDYLKTEMAAMGLAVREDCVGNIFGCLEGEDTSLAPVWTGSHIDTVPNGGRYDGLAGVFAGLEAVRLLKESGVRLRRTISVNAYAGEEMSRFGMCCIGSRAITGKITAEDLKESREAGGCSIYEALEAAGFHPDRFAEEFPRKVPVHASLELHIEQNRILEDRGIPLGIVTGICAPTNLTVTVTGTQSHAGGTSMRDRRDAFMAAAEISLTLERLARESKSDYITGTVGSIALVPGAANVIPGKAVFSIDIRSVSAEDKDELVRLLREEVKRIQERRGVAAELLMQNNDRPYRCPERMQQLLRAEADAAGIPAMDIISGPYHDSLMLGDITDTGMIFIPCRDGISHDRAEAIRIEDLAAGTDVLAGALEKLGKE; this is translated from the coding sequence GAAAAGACTGGAGCGCCGGCTGGAAGAAATCGACGCGTTCAACGCCACGCCGGGCGAGGGAACGACACGAGAAGTCTATACGAAGGAGTTTTACGCGGCCCGCGACTACCTGAAAACGGAGATGGCCGCGATGGGGCTTGCTGTCCGAGAGGACTGTGTCGGCAATATCTTCGGATGTCTGGAGGGGGAGGACACGTCACTTGCCCCGGTTTGGACCGGATCGCATATCGATACCGTGCCGAACGGCGGTCGATACGACGGGCTTGCCGGTGTCTTTGCCGGGCTTGAAGCCGTGCGGCTGCTGAAGGAAAGCGGCGTCAGGCTGCGCCGGACGATCTCCGTCAACGCGTATGCCGGCGAGGAAATGAGCCGCTTCGGCATGTGCTGCATCGGCAGCCGCGCAATCACGGGGAAGATTACGGCGGAGGATTTGAAAGAGAGCCGCGAAGCAGGCGGATGCAGCATCTATGAGGCGCTTGAAGCGGCGGGTTTTCATCCGGATAGATTTGCCGAGGAGTTCCCCCGTAAAGTGCCGGTTCACGCGTCGCTCGAGCTGCACATCGAGCAGAACAGAATCTTGGAGGATCGGGGCATCCCGCTGGGCATCGTCACGGGGATCTGCGCTCCGACGAACCTGACCGTGACGGTGACAGGCACGCAGTCGCACGCCGGCGGGACGAGCATGCGGGACCGCCGTGACGCCTTTATGGCGGCAGCGGAGATATCCCTGACGCTCGAGCGGCTCGCGAGAGAGTCGAAGAGCGACTATATCACGGGCACGGTCGGCTCGATTGCGCTTGTGCCGGGCGCGGCAAATGTCATCCCGGGGAAGGCGGTCTTCTCCATCGACATTCGCTCGGTCAGCGCGGAGGACAAGGATGAGCTCGTCCGCCTGCTGCGGGAAGAGGTAAAGCGCATTCAAGAAAGGCGCGGCGTCGCGGCCGAGCTTCTCATGCAGAACAACGACCGTCCGTACCGGTGCCCGGAACGGATGCAGCAGCTCTTGCGTGCGGAGGCGGACGCGGCGGGCATTCCCGCCATGGATATCATCAGCGGCCCGTATCATGACAGTCTCATGCTGGGCGATATTACGGACACGGGCATGATCTTTATTCCCTGCAGGGACGGCATCAGTCATGACCGGGCGGAAGCGATCCGCATCGAAGACCTCGCGGCGGGGACGGATGTGCTGGCGGGCGCATTGGAGAAGCTTGGTAAAGAATAG